In one Denitratisoma sp. genomic region, the following are encoded:
- a CDS encoding DUF3237 domain-containing protein, with protein MKMPELELLMQLAVDVGEVVSMGEGPLGERRVVGILGGTFEGPGLGGEILPGADWQLARSDGVLEIDARYALRERAGGVVQVVSQGYRHGPAEVLAALGRGEAVDPASYFFRTVMRFETGAPHLAWLNRTIAVATGERRARQVLLKAFALI; from the coding sequence ATGAAAATGCCGGAGCTGGAATTGCTGATGCAGCTTGCCGTCGATGTCGGCGAGGTCGTGTCGATGGGGGAGGGACCGCTCGGCGAACGGCGGGTGGTCGGCATCCTGGGCGGCACGTTCGAGGGCCCCGGCCTGGGCGGCGAGATCCTTCCCGGCGCGGATTGGCAGCTTGCACGAAGCGACGGCGTGCTGGAGATCGACGCGCGCTATGCGCTGCGCGAGCGGGCGGGCGGCGTCGTCCAGGTGGTGAGCCAGGGTTATCGCCACGGGCCTGCCGAAGTGCTGGCGGCGCTGGGCCGGGGCGAGGCGGTGGACCCGGCCAGCTATTTCTTCCGTACCGTCATGCGCTTCGAGACGGGCGCCCCGCACCTGGCATGGCTGAACCGGACGATTGCCGTGGCCACCGGCGAGCGGCGGGCGCGACAGGTTCTGCTGAAGGCTTTCGCGCTGATTTGA
- a CDS encoding hemolysin family protein — protein MDIALLLFLILLNGFFSMSEMAVVSSRKARLQRLTDDGSPGAQSALSLHTEPSNFLSAIQVGITSVGILSGAIGETVLADPLAARLGEIPLLAPYARGIALTVVVVGLTYFSVVIGELVPKRLALLAPEGIASLIARPMMWFAESVRPLVWLFTASSGLLLRLTGARRKDEPPVTDEEINVLMEQGAEAGVFHESEQAIVSNVLRLDEQRIASIMTHRNDIYQIDLAEPEAEIRRRIAESPYTRIVVCREGLEHIVGLLRTSDLLKAALAGEALNVEAHLRPPLYVPEGVSTTRLLENFRKARAQCALIVDEYGELEGLVTLTDVLTSIVGDLPSSDVTEEQDVVAREDGSWLMDGSVPVERCKAVLEIEEDLPGEEEFNTLGGFVMHVLGRVPAVADHFEWNGWRFEVVDMDRKRVDKVLVARAAPAEAAEPDA, from the coding sequence ATGGACATAGCGTTACTCCTGTTTCTCATCCTGTTGAACGGCTTTTTCTCCATGTCGGAAATGGCCGTGGTTTCCTCCCGCAAGGCGCGCCTGCAGCGCCTGACCGACGACGGCAGTCCCGGTGCGCAATCCGCGCTGTCCCTGCACACCGAGCCTTCCAACTTTCTTTCCGCCATCCAGGTCGGCATCACCTCGGTCGGCATCCTGAGCGGCGCCATCGGCGAGACGGTGCTGGCCGATCCGCTGGCAGCGCGGCTGGGCGAGATTCCGCTGCTTGCGCCCTACGCCCGCGGCATCGCGCTGACGGTGGTGGTGGTGGGCCTGACGTATTTTTCCGTGGTGATCGGAGAACTGGTGCCGAAGCGCCTGGCGCTGCTGGCGCCGGAGGGCATCGCCTCGCTGATCGCCCGTCCGATGATGTGGTTCGCGGAATCGGTGCGGCCGCTGGTATGGCTGTTCACGGCGTCGTCCGGCCTGCTGCTGCGCCTGACCGGCGCCCGCCGCAAGGACGAGCCGCCGGTGACGGACGAGGAGATCAACGTGCTGATGGAGCAGGGCGCCGAGGCCGGCGTGTTCCATGAAAGCGAGCAGGCCATCGTCTCCAACGTGCTGCGCCTGGATGAGCAGCGCATCGCGTCGATCATGACGCATCGCAACGACATCTACCAGATCGACCTGGCCGAGCCGGAGGCGGAGATCCGCCGCCGCATCGCCGAGAGCCCGTATACGCGCATCGTCGTCTGCCGAGAGGGGCTGGAGCACATCGTCGGCCTGCTGCGCACGTCCGACCTGCTCAAGGCGGCGCTGGCCGGCGAGGCGCTGAACGTCGAGGCGCATTTGCGCCCGCCGCTCTACGTGCCCGAAGGGGTGAGCACGACGCGGCTGCTGGAAAACTTCCGCAAGGCGCGCGCCCAGTGCGCGCTGATCGTGGACGAGTACGGCGAGCTGGAAGGCCTGGTGACGCTGACCGACGTGCTGACCTCGATCGTCGGCGATCTGCCCTCCTCGGACGTGACGGAGGAGCAGGACGTGGTGGCGCGCGAGGACGGCTCCTGGCTGATGGACGGCAGCGTGCCGGTCGAGCGCTGCAAGGCGGTGCTGGAGATCGAGGAGGATCTGCCGGGCGAAGAGGAGTTCAACACGCTGGGCGGCTTCGTCATGCACGTGCTGGGCCGCGTTCCCGCCGTTGCCGATCATTTCGAATGGAACGGCTGGCGCTTCGAGGTGGTCGACATGGACCGCAAGCGCGTCGACAAGGTGCTGGTGGCCCGTGCCGCGCCGGCGGAGGCGGCGGAACCGGATGCCTGA
- a CDS encoding helical backbone metal receptor yields MPPTHELRDALGALHAPAAGEPRIVSLVPSLTELLCDLGLADNLVGRSGFCIHPREIVKTIPKMGGTKDADIEKIRSAAPTHLVVNVDENRREQVDALARFVPHVVVTHPNAPEDNLELFRLFGGLFRREAAAEALAADFRAAREALRRATERLPRERVLYLIWKDPWMTVARDTYISAMLAAAGWDTLPERSGTRYPEIDAASPGLTFTERVLLSTEPYRFTDKHLAEAEARFGSPAQLIDGEMVSWYGSRAAAGLRYLAQLRLQ; encoded by the coding sequence ATGCCTCCGACGCACGAACTCCGCGACGCCCTCGGCGCCCTGCACGCGCCCGCCGCGGGCGAGCCGCGCATCGTCAGCCTGGTCCCCAGCCTCACCGAGCTGCTCTGCGACCTCGGCCTCGCCGACAACCTCGTCGGCCGCAGCGGCTTCTGCATCCATCCGCGCGAAATCGTCAAGACCATCCCCAAGATGGGCGGCACCAAGGACGCCGACATCGAAAAGATCCGCTCCGCCGCGCCGACCCACCTCGTCGTCAATGTCGATGAGAACCGCCGCGAGCAGGTCGACGCACTCGCCCGCTTCGTGCCGCACGTCGTCGTCACTCATCCGAATGCGCCGGAAGACAACCTGGAACTCTTCCGCCTGTTCGGCGGGCTGTTCCGCCGCGAGGCGGCAGCGGAGGCGCTGGCCGCCGATTTCAGGGCCGCGCGCGAGGCGCTGCGCCGCGCGACCGAACGCCTGCCGCGCGAGCGCGTGCTCTACCTCATCTGGAAGGACCCCTGGATGACCGTCGCCCGCGACACCTACATCTCCGCGATGCTTGCCGCAGCGGGATGGGACACCCTGCCCGAGCGGAGCGGGACGCGCTACCCGGAAATCGACGCCGCGTCGCCGGGACTGACTTTCACGGAGCGCGTGCTGCTGTCCACCGAACCCTACCGCTTCACCGACAAGCATCTCGCCGAGGCCGAAGCCCGCTTCGGCAGCCCCGCGCAACTCATCGACGGCGAAATGGTGTCCTGGTACGGCAGCCGGGCGGCGGCAGGGTTGCGCTACCTGGCGCAGCTGCGGCTGCAGTAA
- a CDS encoding DUF120 domain-containing protein has translation MAMAVTERISEAQTLLLVGEACSGLGEGAGFTRLDWVRREFLAKLGFEPYPGTFNLHMSGDDWEAARRVMAREPGIAIAPEPGFCAAKCFHVVIGGCITGAVVFPEVAGYPPDKFEVISAVPVRQALGVGDGDSIAVSVLC, from the coding sequence ATGGCCATGGCGGTGACGGAGCGGATATCGGAGGCGCAGACGCTGTTGCTGGTGGGCGAGGCCTGCTCGGGCCTCGGCGAGGGCGCGGGCTTCACCCGGCTGGACTGGGTGCGGCGCGAGTTCCTCGCCAAGCTCGGCTTCGAGCCCTATCCGGGCACCTTCAACCTGCACATGAGCGGGGACGACTGGGAGGCGGCGCGGCGCGTCATGGCGCGCGAGCCCGGCATCGCCATCGCGCCCGAGCCGGGCTTCTGCGCGGCGAAGTGCTTCCATGTCGTGATCGGCGGCTGCATCACCGGGGCGGTGGTGTTCCCCGAGGTGGCCGGCTACCCGCCCGACAAGTTCGAGGTGATTTCCGCCGTGCCGGTGCGCCAGGCGCTCGGCGTGGGCGACGGCGACAGCATCGCCGTCAGCGTGCTGTGCTAG
- the infA gene encoding translation initiation factor IF-1, which produces MAKEELIEMNGVVMEVLPDSRFRVTLDNGHNLVAYTAGKMRKHHIRIIAGDKVSLEISPYDLSKGRICFRHIEGRAPASPQRRRY; this is translated from the coding sequence ATGGCCAAGGAAGAACTCATCGAAATGAACGGGGTGGTGATGGAAGTGCTGCCCGACTCCCGTTTCCGCGTCACGCTCGACAACGGCCACAATCTCGTGGCGTATACGGCGGGCAAGATGCGCAAGCACCACATCCGCATCATCGCCGGCGACAAGGTGTCGCTGGAAATCTCGCCCTACGACCTGAGCAAGGGCCGCATCTGCTTCCGCCACATCGAGGGCCGTGCCCCTGCCAGTCCGCAGCGGCGCAGGTACTAG
- a CDS encoding AMP-binding protein, with the protein MTYFDPTTETLPREQLAALQLSKLQAMAQELWGRNRFYTEKWKRAGMQPGDLKSLDDLTRLPVTTKHELMEDQAAHGPFGHNLTYPIEQYVRFHQTSGTTGVPLKVPDTEAGWQWWGRCWGHVLAGAGVTAADRIFMAFSFGPFVGFWAATEGARQLGALMIPGGGRDSPQRLELMRDVGATVLCCTPTYALRLAEVARETGFDLSSIPMKSTVHAGEPGANVPATKARIEDLWSAKCFDHAGATEVGAHSFECQAQPGGTHLIESEFIAEILDPATGQPVAEGERGELVLTNLGRWGFPIVRYKTGDIVRTTTQRCECGRTSMRFEGGIIGRADDMVTVRGVNVFPAGVENILRKFAEIDEFRITVHKVRQMDEMDVEVELCEGADPNVVHAIAERLDSMLSFRPRVHHLPRNALPRFELKAKRFHVNRGA; encoded by the coding sequence ATGACCTATTTCGATCCGACCACCGAAACCCTGCCGCGCGAGCAGCTCGCCGCGCTGCAATTGTCCAAGCTGCAGGCCATGGCCCAGGAGCTGTGGGGCAGGAACCGCTTCTACACGGAAAAGTGGAAACGGGCCGGCATGCAGCCGGGCGACCTCAAGTCGCTCGACGACCTGACGCGCCTGCCGGTCACCACCAAGCACGAGCTGATGGAGGACCAGGCCGCCCACGGGCCCTTCGGCCACAACCTGACCTATCCGATCGAGCAGTACGTGCGCTTCCACCAGACCTCCGGCACCACCGGCGTACCGCTCAAGGTACCCGACACCGAGGCCGGCTGGCAGTGGTGGGGCCGCTGCTGGGGCCACGTGCTGGCCGGCGCCGGCGTCACCGCCGCCGACCGCATCTTCATGGCCTTCTCCTTCGGCCCCTTCGTCGGCTTCTGGGCCGCCACCGAGGGCGCGCGCCAGCTGGGCGCGCTGATGATCCCCGGCGGCGGGCGCGATTCGCCGCAGCGCCTCGAACTCATGCGCGACGTCGGCGCCACCGTGCTGTGCTGCACGCCGACCTACGCCCTGCGCCTGGCCGAGGTGGCGCGCGAGACCGGCTTCGACCTCTCCAGCATTCCGATGAAGTCCACGGTGCACGCCGGCGAGCCCGGCGCCAACGTGCCGGCGACCAAGGCGCGCATCGAGGACCTCTGGAGCGCCAAGTGCTTCGACCACGCCGGCGCCACCGAGGTCGGCGCGCACTCCTTCGAGTGCCAGGCCCAGCCCGGCGGCACCCACCTCATCGAGAGCGAGTTCATCGCCGAGATCCTCGACCCGGCCACCGGCCAGCCGGTGGCGGAAGGCGAGCGCGGCGAGCTGGTCCTCACCAACCTCGGCCGCTGGGGCTTCCCGATCGTCCGCTACAAGACCGGCGACATCGTGCGCACCACTACGCAGCGCTGCGAGTGCGGCCGTACCTCGATGCGCTTCGAAGGCGGCATCATCGGCCGCGCCGACGACATGGTGACGGTGCGCGGGGTGAACGTCTTCCCGGCCGGCGTCGAGAACATCCTGCGCAAGTTCGCCGAGATCGACGAGTTCCGCATCACCGTGCACAAGGTGCGCCAGATGGACGAGATGGACGTCGAGGTCGAGCTGTGCGAGGGCGCCGACCCGAACGTCGTGCACGCCATCGCCGAACGGCTCGACTCGATGCTCTCCTTCCGCCCGCGCGTGCATCACCTGCCGCGCAACGCCCTGCCGCGCTTCGAGCTGAAGGCCAAGCGCTTCCACGTCAACCGCGGGGCATGA
- a CDS encoding UbiX family flavin prenyltransferase has product MKLVVGISGASGAIYGIRILEVLAKAGVETHLVMSDSAKRTIVYETDYTMDDVKRLASHIHDINDVGACISSGSFRHAGMVIAPCSIKTLSAIANSFNTNLLIRGADVCLKERRKLVLMLRETPLHLGHLRLMTQVTEAGAVLVPPLPAFYHKPKTLEDVIMQSVNKALDQFDLDLDLFQRWTGNEEREAMKQR; this is encoded by the coding sequence ATGAAACTGGTGGTGGGCATATCCGGCGCGAGCGGCGCCATCTACGGCATCCGCATCCTCGAGGTGCTCGCCAAGGCGGGGGTCGAGACGCACCTCGTCATGAGCGATTCGGCCAAGCGCACCATCGTGTACGAGACCGACTACACGATGGACGACGTCAAGCGCCTCGCCTCGCACATCCACGACATCAACGACGTCGGCGCCTGCATCTCGAGCGGCAGTTTCCGCCACGCCGGCATGGTCATCGCGCCGTGCTCGATCAAGACGCTCTCGGCGATCGCCAACTCCTTCAACACCAACCTGCTGATCCGCGGCGCCGACGTCTGCCTGAAGGAGCGGCGCAAGCTGGTGCTGATGCTGCGCGAGACGCCGCTGCACCTCGGCCACCTGCGCCTGATGACGCAGGTGACGGAAGCCGGCGCCGTGCTGGTGCCGCCGCTGCCGGCCTTCTACCACAAGCCGAAGACGCTCGAGGACGTGATCATGCAGTCGGTGAACAAGGCGCTCGACCAGTTCGACCTCGACCTCGACCTCTTCCAGCGCTGGACCGGCAACGAGGAGCGGGAGGCGATGAAGCAGCGCTAG
- a CDS encoding RNA methyltransferase, whose translation MKIADLRQRLRAHGAKPGHEELVLRNWTRALPLDDGRSRPEDFFPLGLRKALPALAEEWRALTRLRAEHAGEDGTRLLLELADGRTVESVLLPRGGLCVSTQVGCAVGCTFCMTGRDGLLRQLGSAEIVAQVALARSRRAVRKVVFMGMGEPAHNLDNVLDSINLLGRLGDIGHKNLVFSTVGDRRVFERLPRGEVKPALALSLHTTDPELRARLLPRAPRIDPAELVELGEIYARETGYPIQYQWTLLEGVNDGDAEVDGIARLLAGKYAVMNLIPWNAVDGLGYKRPARERAEAMSLALYQRGILTKLRRSAGQDVDGGCGQLRARALAPLAAS comes from the coding sequence ATGAAAATCGCCGACCTCCGACAGCGACTGCGCGCGCACGGCGCCAAGCCGGGCCACGAGGAACTCGTGCTGCGCAACTGGACGCGGGCGCTGCCGCTCGACGACGGCCGCAGCCGGCCGGAGGATTTCTTTCCGCTCGGCCTGCGCAAGGCCCTGCCCGCGCTGGCGGAGGAATGGCGGGCGCTGACGCGCCTGCGCGCCGAGCACGCCGGCGAGGACGGCACCCGGCTGCTGCTCGAACTGGCCGACGGCCGGACGGTGGAGAGCGTGCTGCTGCCGCGCGGCGGCCTCTGCGTGTCGACGCAGGTCGGCTGCGCCGTGGGCTGCACCTTCTGCATGACGGGACGCGACGGCCTGCTGCGCCAGCTCGGCAGCGCCGAGATCGTCGCGCAGGTGGCGCTCGCGCGCAGCCGGCGCGCCGTCAGGAAAGTGGTGTTCATGGGCATGGGCGAGCCGGCCCACAACCTGGACAACGTGCTCGACTCGATTAATCTGCTCGGCAGGCTGGGCGACATCGGCCACAAGAACCTGGTCTTTTCCACCGTCGGCGACCGCCGCGTCTTCGAGCGGCTGCCGCGCGGCGAGGTGAAGCCGGCGCTGGCGCTGTCGCTGCACACGACCGATCCGGAACTGCGGGCACGGCTCCTGCCGCGCGCGCCGCGCATCGACCCGGCCGAGCTGGTCGAACTCGGCGAAATCTATGCGCGCGAGACCGGCTACCCGATCCAGTACCAGTGGACGCTGCTGGAAGGCGTGAACGACGGCGACGCCGAAGTGGACGGCATCGCCCGGCTGCTCGCCGGCAAATACGCGGTGATGAACCTGATTCCCTGGAACGCGGTGGACGGCCTCGGCTACAAGCGCCCCGCGCGGGAGCGCGCGGAAGCGATGTCGCTCGCGCTCTACCAGCGCGGCATCCTCACCAAGCTGCGCCGGTCCGCCGGGCAGGACGTCGACGGCGGCTGCGGCCAGCTGCGCGCGCGCGCACTGGCGCCGCTCGCCGCGTCCTAA
- a CDS encoding metallophosphoesterase: protein MTLRRRSYGPPPGVAAPQATVPAGTVVYAIGDVHGRSDLLARMHAGIEEDAARRPAGRRVLVYLGDYFSRGTDSRAVVERVLAWHPPGWEIVTLKGNHEDLILRFLEGDLRTGLHWLDYGGVEALAHYGMPMADPAARDEATAIELLHRLLEALPAAHLAFLRSLPTRHREGGYFFAHGGVLPGVPLEAQRDRDLVWIRKRFLLSDADHGAVVVHGHCISAEPEVRPNRIGIDTGAYESGILTCLVLDGEERSFLQTA from the coding sequence ATGACCCTCCGCCGGCGCAGCTACGGCCCGCCGCCGGGCGTGGCCGCGCCGCAGGCGACGGTGCCCGCCGGCACGGTGGTCTACGCCATCGGCGACGTGCACGGCCGCAGCGACCTGCTGGCGCGGATGCACGCCGGCATTGAGGAGGATGCCGCGCGGCGCCCGGCCGGCCGCCGCGTGCTGGTCTACCTCGGCGACTACTTCAGCCGCGGCACCGATTCGCGCGCCGTGGTCGAGCGCGTGCTCGCCTGGCACCCGCCCGGCTGGGAGATCGTCACCCTCAAGGGCAACCACGAAGACCTCATCCTGCGCTTCCTCGAAGGCGACCTGCGCACCGGCCTGCACTGGCTGGACTACGGCGGCGTCGAGGCGCTCGCCCACTACGGCATGCCCATGGCCGACCCGGCGGCGCGCGACGAGGCGACCGCCATCGAGCTGCTCCACCGCCTGCTCGAGGCGCTGCCGGCCGCGCACCTCGCCTTCCTGCGCAGCCTGCCGACGCGCCACCGCGAGGGCGGCTACTTCTTCGCCCATGGCGGCGTGCTGCCCGGCGTGCCGCTCGAAGCGCAGCGCGATCGCGACCTCGTCTGGATCCGCAAGCGCTTCCTCCTGTCGGATGCCGACCACGGCGCCGTCGTGGTGCACGGCCACTGCATCTCGGCCGAGCCCGAAGTGCGCCCCAACCGCATCGGCATCGACACCGGCGCCTACGAGAGCGGCATCCTCACCTGCCTGGTCCTCGACGGGGAAGAGCGCAGCTTCCTGCAGACCGCGTAG
- a CDS encoding NUDIX domain-containing protein has product MQRHCQHCGAVLAALTFEDGRTREQCLACGTVAWRNPAPVGMALIEHEGRLVLIRRLADPLAGYWAPPAGYVELGESVAQAVLREAKEETGLSIALDGLLDVYSRADVNVLIVAYRAHSIGGALEAGDDAIEAGLFGPDDWPQEPPPESGAAIDEWFYGVIRDALARWRPAKR; this is encoded by the coding sequence ATGCAGCGACATTGCCAGCATTGCGGCGCCGTCCTGGCGGCACTGACTTTCGAGGACGGCAGGACGCGCGAGCAGTGCCTGGCCTGCGGCACGGTGGCCTGGCGCAACCCGGCGCCGGTGGGCATGGCGCTGATCGAGCACGAGGGCCGGCTGGTGCTGATCCGCCGCTTGGCCGATCCGCTCGCCGGCTACTGGGCGCCGCCGGCCGGCTACGTCGAGCTGGGCGAGTCGGTGGCGCAGGCGGTGCTGCGCGAGGCAAAGGAGGAGACCGGCCTCAGCATCGCCCTCGACGGCCTGCTCGACGTGTACTCGCGCGCCGACGTGAACGTGCTGATCGTCGCCTATCGCGCGCATTCGATCGGCGGCGCGCTTGAGGCGGGCGACGATGCCATCGAGGCCGGCCTCTTCGGCCCGGACGACTGGCCGCAGGAGCCGCCGCCGGAGAGCGGCGCGGCGATCGACGAATGGTTCTACGGCGTCATCCGCGACGCGCTCGCGCGCTGGCGGCCGGCCAAGCGATGA
- a CDS encoding methyltransferase domain-containing protein, giving the protein MKVQRVGVADAADLEIRSLLDRQQYADPRGAARAAGISPASWPLFGQLWPSAEKLADLMQAWELGTLRVLEVGCGLGLASLVIHRRGGNITASDCHPLAEEFLQANLLLNHLPDMKYLTGDWARANPALGEFDLIIGSDVLYEPGHPQQLAAFIERHAAWCSEVLIIDPNRGNRISFNRCMSRIGYRLTETPLDAPLHDGSPYRGRLLHYRRAIRPPVRATR; this is encoded by the coding sequence GTGAAGGTTCAACGGGTCGGGGTGGCCGACGCCGCCGACCTGGAAATTCGCTCCCTGCTCGACCGGCAGCAATATGCCGACCCGCGCGGCGCCGCCCGGGCGGCGGGGATCTCCCCGGCCAGCTGGCCGCTGTTCGGCCAACTCTGGCCGTCGGCCGAAAAGCTGGCCGACCTGATGCAGGCGTGGGAGCTGGGAACGCTTCGCGTGCTGGAGGTCGGCTGCGGCCTGGGGCTGGCCAGCCTGGTCATCCATCGCCGCGGCGGCAACATCACGGCGAGCGACTGCCATCCGCTGGCGGAAGAATTCCTGCAGGCCAACCTGCTGCTCAATCATTTGCCGGACATGAAATACCTGACCGGCGACTGGGCGCGCGCCAATCCGGCGCTGGGCGAGTTCGACCTGATCATCGGCAGCGATGTCCTCTACGAGCCCGGCCATCCGCAGCAACTGGCGGCTTTCATCGAGCGGCATGCCGCATGGTGTTCCGAAGTGCTGATCATCGACCCCAACCGGGGCAACCGGATCTCCTTCAACCGCTGCATGTCGCGCATCGGATACAGGCTGACCGAAACGCCGCTGGACGCGCCCCTGCACGACGGCAGCCCCTACCGGGGCCGCCTGCTGCATTACCGGCGCGCGATTCGCCCGCCCGTCAGGGCGACGCGTTAG
- a CDS encoding pyridoxamine 5'-phosphate oxidase family protein produces MSGNITRDLPQKLVGYLRPGAPGLLLTCGADGYASSAFTWIVALDAARLRFAVDEGGSAMANLQRSGQASLQAIGPGDLTFLVKGRARRLSERIAAAGPYAIMLYEMEVAGAKDQSWPGVATTALAYEWPAGQREAMLAMEQAVYAEMRNFQT; encoded by the coding sequence ATGAGCGGCAACATCACGCGGGACCTGCCGCAGAAGCTGGTCGGCTACCTGCGCCCCGGCGCCCCCGGCCTGCTGCTCACCTGCGGCGCCGACGGCTATGCCAGTTCCGCCTTCACCTGGATCGTGGCCCTCGACGCCGCCCGGCTGCGCTTCGCCGTCGACGAGGGCGGCTCGGCCATGGCCAACCTGCAGCGCAGCGGCCAGGCCTCCCTGCAGGCGATCGGGCCGGGCGACCTTACTTTCCTCGTCAAGGGGCGGGCGCGGCGGCTCAGCGAGCGCATCGCCGCCGCCGGGCCGTACGCGATCATGCTCTACGAGATGGAAGTGGCGGGCGCCAAGGACCAGTCCTGGCCGGGCGTCGCCACCACGGCCCTTGCCTACGAATGGCCGGCCGGACAGCGCGAGGCGATGCTCGCGATGGAGCAGGCCGTCTACGCCGAAATGCGCAATTTCCAAACCTGA
- a CDS encoding SagB/ThcOx family dehydrogenase gives MNTLTKLALGMMGRLRPKPSVGDAATSIALPPPAKHGGLPLMEALAKRQSSREFAPEALPMQVLSDLLWAAYGVNRDGGGRTAPSALNGQEVDVFVALPAGAYRYDATAHALHLVAGSDLRSITGYQDFVDEAALDLVFVADHARMGMVPVAQRESYASAAAGAIAQNVYLFCASAGLVTVIRAWIDRAAIADALGLSHDQQVLLAQTVGNPKQQ, from the coding sequence ATGAACACCCTGACCAAACTCGCCCTCGGCATGATGGGCCGGCTGCGGCCGAAACCGTCCGTCGGTGACGCTGCAACCTCGATCGCGTTGCCGCCGCCCGCGAAGCACGGCGGCCTGCCGCTGATGGAGGCGCTGGCGAAGCGACAGTCGTCGCGCGAGTTCGCGCCCGAGGCGCTGCCGATGCAGGTGCTCTCCGACCTGCTCTGGGCGGCGTACGGGGTGAACCGCGACGGCGGCGGACGCACGGCGCCCTCGGCGCTGAACGGCCAGGAGGTGGACGTCTTCGTCGCGCTGCCGGCGGGTGCCTACCGCTACGATGCGACGGCGCACGCCCTGCATCTCGTGGCGGGCAGCGACCTGCGCAGCATCACGGGCTACCAGGATTTCGTCGACGAGGCGGCGCTCGACCTGGTCTTCGTCGCCGACCATGCGCGCATGGGCATGGTGCCGGTGGCGCAGCGCGAGTCGTATGCCTCGGCGGCGGCCGGCGCGATCGCGCAGAACGTCTATCTCTTCTGTGCGAGCGCCGGGCTCGTTACCGTGATCCGCGCCTGGATCGACCGCGCGGCGATCGCCGATGCGCTCGGCCTCAGCCACGACCAGCAGGTGCTGCTGGCGCAGACCGTCGGCAATCCGAAACAGCAATGA
- a CDS encoding cold-shock protein, translating to MATGTVKWFNDSKGFGFITPEAGGEDLFAHFSAIQGSGFKTLKEGQKVSFDITTGPKGQQASNIREAE from the coding sequence ATGGCAACAGGCACCGTGAAGTGGTTCAACGATTCCAAGGGCTTCGGCTTCATTACCCCTGAAGCGGGCGGCGAGGATCTTTTCGCCCATTTCTCCGCGATCCAGGGCAGCGGGTTCAAGACCCTCAAGGAAGGCCAGAAGGTCAGCTTCGACATCACCACCGGCCCGAAGGGCCAGCAGGCGTCGAACATCCGCGAAGCGGAGTAA